A single region of the Gorilla gorilla gorilla isolate KB3781 chromosome 1, NHGRI_mGorGor1-v2.1_pri, whole genome shotgun sequence genome encodes:
- the RNF223 gene encoding RING finger protein 223, protein MSSGQQVWHTAVPPPRRSSSTASMPRSPSSAGSPRSPGTPGSERVASPLECSICFSGYDNIFKTPKELSCTHVFCLECLARLAAAQPVGRPGGEAVPCPFCRQPTAVPPAGAPALRTSRQLQARMPAHLRREEPVWLEGTKLCCQPLPTTPGREPGFVCVDVGLSKPAEPPAPARDPAPRRGRLARCWARCRDWRRMALVSALLLVLFCVALWPVQCALKTGNLRCLPLPPRPPATTAAASPLGPLTDN, encoded by the coding sequence ATGTCGTCAGGCCAGCAGGTGTGGCACACGGCTGTGCCACCCCCTCGCCGGAGCAGCTCCACAGCCTCGATGCCCAGGTCCCCCAGCTCGGCCGGCAGCCCCAGGTCCCCTGGCACCCCTGGCTCGGAGAGGGTGGCCTCCCCCCTGGAGTGCTCCATCTGCTTCTCAGGCTATGACAACATCTTCAAGACACCCAAGGAGCTCTCCTGCACCCACGTCTTCTGCCTGGAGTGCCTGGCCCGGCTGGCGGCTGCTCAGCCTGTGGGCCGCCCCGGCGGTGAGGCTGTACCTTGCCCCTTCTGCAGGCAGCCGACGGCCGTGCCGCCTGCCGGAGCCCCCGCGCTGCGCACCAGCCGCCAGCTGCAGGCCCGGATGCCGGCGCATTTGCGGCGCGAGGAGCCTGTGTGGCTGGAGGGCACCAAGCTGTGCTGCCAGCCActgcccaccacacctggccgcgaGCCCGGTTTCGTATGCGTGGACGTGGGTTTGAGCAAGCCTGCCGAGCCGCCCGCGCCCGCCCGGGACCCTGCCCCCCGCCGGGGCCGCCTGGCCCGCTGCTGGGCGCGCTGCAGGGACTGGAGGCGCATGGCACTGGTCTCTGCCCTGCTGCTGGTGCTCTTCTGCGTGGCACTCTGGCCGGTGCAGTGCGCGCTCAAGACCGGCAACCTGCgctgcctgcccctgcccccccGGCCCCCGGCCACCACCGCAGCCGCCTCCCCCCTCGGGCCTCTGACTGACAACTAG